TACACCAATGGACTGcagaattcaagaaggcagctcaccagcaccctctagagggcaacaagggatgaccaataaatgctgtcccattcagtgacatctacatcccatgaatgaattttaaaaaatatatacttttTAAACACAACCTCTATAACCCGCTGATGGTCTGTCATTTAATACTATTGTCATGGACTCATTAACTGGCGGATCTGTCTGTCTTGTTTGCATCTTTTTTGTgtctatctctctttctttctcagaTTCCCGTCTGGCTTTCCATTTTAAAGAAACGTCCTTTAGTTTGTGATCTTTCTATCTCATTGTCTGTCTGAGCAGGATGCCTCTTTTCTCTTTTGTTCCAAAGCGAAAGACTCTTGTTTGATTCTCCACTTCCCTCAGGTTCCCGAAGCTTTGATGTTAACAGCTGCAAAACAAAGGGAAAGTGGGAGGCATTCCCCTTTGTCCGCAAGTGCTTACTCCCCCCCACAAAGGCCTTGTCTTCAATTTGAAAATTTTACTTCTTGGCTCCTTGTCGATCCCAATGCCTCCTACAGGCGCCCACTAGTGGTCACCGTTGACCTAATCCATTTCCTTCATGATCTTAAACATCACAATCAGGACCCACCTGAAGAGTTGACACCCGAGGGAAGATGAGCCTGGTCTCGATATCGCAGCTCATCGTTCCTTCATGTCCTGAACCTTTTTTCAGCTCTTAAGACATATGAAATGATTTCTgatttgtgtctgtgtttctatCAATATTTAATAAGATGCCCCCTCCTCCCTTGGCATTGCCAGGGTTTGTGGGGTCAACCTTTCACCCTCCGAGGATTGTGTGCAAGATTCCCATCCTGATTCCTGACCATCTACCTCAGGAAGTCTGCTTCACCAAACTTCTGGACACATCAAGGAAATGACTGGAGATCAtggagtagaatcatagaatccctatactgtggaaggaggccattcagcccactgagtctataCTGCTCCTCCGAAAATCTTCCCAAACCCAcccaccctaccctatccctacaagcctgcatttcccatggctaatccacctaacctgcacaggcaGGGCCCCAACTCTTTGGAGAGTCACACAGCGTCTGAGTATTGAAGGTTAATACCCTGGACACTGTCTCTGTTTGGTGTCTCATCTGAAGTATGAAACCTGGGAAATCCTGCCCTCTGAGGTGCAGCTGAGAAATCCCATTACttcattttgaagaagagcagaagCATTCTTCCCTTTGGCATCCTGGCTAATGGTTATTCTGCCTTCACCAGCCCGAAAGCAGACAATTTGGCTTGTTGCTGCATTGcaatttgtgggatcttgctgtgcaaaaAAAACTGATACGTTTTCTACGTCACCATAGTGACAACATTTCAAGGAATATAGTCAAGTATTTTGGGCTGCCCTGGGTCTGTGATTGGTGCTATGtgaatgcaagttctttcttgcTCCGTCTTCGCTACATTGGAAGACTCTCAGAAGCAAAGCCTCTCAATCTCCTGATCTTTGTGACTGTGGTTTTCGAATTAGATCTAGGTTTTATTATCTCATGTACTCAGAGTACAGGGTacaagtgtacaatgtcaccacacacagcaccatcaatCATTTTGCCTCTTGGCTGAAAGAGTCAGGGTAATGTCCACAATACGTACGGTGAGAGTTCCTGTTGACTTGAATCTTGCTGTCAGCCTGATGCAGAAAACCAGACTCAGGGAGAACATGGCAGTGCTGATGATCAGATTGACGATCTGAAGGACGAGGTGGTAGTACTCATAAAATAGAGGGTCCACACAGACAATGGGAAGAGTGTATTGGTATGGAAACTGGACGGCGTATCCCAGGTATTCTGTGCCTGAAATACCCGCCAAGCTGTAGTCGCAGAATGGACCaatcaggatggcagccagagCAATGATGAATTGGAGGGGTGAAGCGATTAGATTGACAATAGCGAAGATGAAGCTGACTTCTCTCTGTGAATGGGAATGCGAGTAAATCAGTTCATTGTAGATCCCTGACTCTATAACCTCCCCAGATCACCCTCACCACTCCCTTCAGCCccacactcacctaccccaattGTTCATGCCTGCTCAGACTCTTCCCACTTCTGTACCTCTGCTCGCtcttccaatccatgcccctttCTCATTTGACctaatccctccctctctcacttttcCTCATCGCCTCTCACCCCCTGCTTTTTCCTTTTCCCACCCACATACCACTAGACCCTCCATGTGCCCTTTTGCCATTTCCCTATGAGCTCTGTCATCTCGGCTTACCTCCTCAGCATCTTCCCTGACCGTTATCCCCCAAACTTTCCTCTTCCCTCACTGtcctaaccccatttccctcttCGACCTCCGACATCTAGACAGTCTTAGCAAATCAATTCTGTGATTCTTAAGGATTGTAGGTCTCAATGTGTTTCCTGATGTggcgactcagtggttaacactgctgcctcacagcaccggggacccaggtttgattccagcttcaggtgactgtctgtgtggagtttgcatattgtctgcgtgtgtgtttcctcccacaatctaatgaCGTgaattagttaggggaatgggtctgggtgggatgcttttcagagggttggtgtggtcttgttgggctgaatgtcatgtttccacagtgtagggattctacattACAGTGCTTCACTTTTGTAGAATTTTAAagcacagaagtaggccattcggtccagcACAGTTGTGCTGGCTTCTTGACTTCTCAGAGGGAAAGCTATTAATCtgaggtgggtttttttttgtatttgcaCAGAATACTTCCTGGCATTGTTGTGTGGGAACCCATTCCTCATAGGCAGCTTGGGGACAAATAAATTAGAACAAATGTCTGAGGTTTATTACCAGATATTGTGAGATGTGGTCTCTCTCTGCAAGCAATATAAGAACTCCCACGATGAAAGCCTGCAGGGGGAGAAGACAAGGTCAATGTGGCAGAATTTCTTTCTAACACAGCCCCAGTGAGCCAGAGGGATTTTtgtgacaatggttacatggttgtCATTAGACTAAATTCAGACTTTGCCACATATCATGGATAGGTTCTGAACCAGTATCCCTAGAGTATAAGCCTAGGATTCTGAACTGCCAGTATAATAATATTACCACTACCCCACCAAATCCCTATAGACTGCAGGCGTATTGTTCAATGTAAACTGCCTTGTTGGTGTACAATGCATCTCTCGCCACTACAAATCCAACATTCAATATCTCTCTCAAATCCTGGCCACCACACCGGTGACTCAACCAGTGCCCTACCTTTCCTGAGTTTCTGCAAGATATCCTCCCCACAGTGAAACTGAGATATCCAGCCTTTCATTGTACGCTAATATGTCCCAGTGGTATTAAAGTGCTTTGTTTGTTCAAAGAAGGTTTTCAGGACTTTCCAAGAACACAATAAATAGgcgtaggccgttcagcccctcaaacctgcactGCCATTTGATAAAAATCACAGTCAATCAGCCCAGGTCTCAAAACCTCTTTCTTTCCAACTCCTCACAACTCCTGATGTTTCAAAAATCAATCCATCTCCTCTAAATAAATTCAGTGATCaaacctccacagctctctggggaaGACAATTCCAGACACTCCCTACCTACTGGAAAAAGAAATTCCTTTGTATCTCAGTTTTTAAATATGTGTCTCTTTATTTTGTAACTGTGTTCTCGCGTTCAAGATTCCCCACTAGTGGAAGCACCTTCTCAATGTCAACACTGTCAATCTCCCTCAGAatcatgtatgtttcaataagatcaccccacaTTCTGCTAAACTCAATAAAGTTCTAGGCTGCTTAGTCAATCTCAATATGTCTGGCCCTTCATCACAGGATTGTGCACTTTGAATTTCatttgaattgcttccaatgttagtatatccttttttaaaattttattggtAGTGGTAcattagctcagtggttagcctcacagcaccaggtaggTCCAGCTTTCAGTGACTGTTTATGCTGAGTTGACATGTCTCCCCATGTTATtgtagatttcctcccacagtccaaagacgggctggttaggtggaatggccatgctaaattgcctgcggTGTCCATGGATGTGTATACTGGGTaaattagccaggggaaatgcagggataggatgggtctgggtgggatgctcttcagagggtcagtatggatttaatGGGCTAacttgcctgcttccacactgtcagaattCTATTCTAAATCTGTACACAGTTCTCCAAGTacagcctcatcaacatcctgtacagtcaTAACAAgccttccttatttttcaactCCAACCTGTTAGTAATAAAGGTCAAAgttccattttccttcttaattacttgaTACACCTTTTTCCATTTCATGGACTAGAACTTCCAGATTCCTTGATGTTGCACTTTTTGGATTCTATCTCCATTTAATTCTTTTGACTCTTCCTTCCAAAACGTATtacttcacaatttcccacattaatctccatctgtcaagtttttgcccactcactcaatctatctatatccctttgcactTTGTTATGTCTTCatcacaacatgccctcccacctatttttgtaccatctgcaaatttggatacattataCTGTTCTCTCTCCTCAAATCATAAATATAGACAGTAAATGAGTGAAGTCTTTAgtaatgatccttgtggcactcaactaGTTACATCAGtccaatttgaaaaaaaagacccATTAACCCCAACTCTCTGTCTAATGTACTttgtcacagagagggtggtgcacaTACGGAATGAgagttcgggcaaaagcccttcatcaggattcctgatgaagggcctttgcccgaaacgtcgattttcctgctcctcggatgctgcctgacctgctgtgattttccagcaccacttgaaTCGagactctgctttccagcatctgcagtcctcacttttgccatgtatggaatgagctgccagggatagtggtggaggctggtacaattacagtattttatgggtatatgaataggaaggtgttCGAGggttatgagccaaatgctggcaaatggaactaagtCAGATTGGATGTCTGgtctttctgtgctatatgattatgcaattccatgattctctgtgttaaccaatcctcaatccatgctaatacatcaCCCCTATACCCTGCATTCCCACCTTGTGTGATAGTCTTctatgtgacaccttatcaaataccatctgaaaatccaaatacactataTTCGCTGGTTTTTCTTTATCAGCTCTGTTCTATTCATAAAGAATTTGAGCACAtttattaaacatgatttccctttcacaaaactatgACCCTATTTGAGTAGGTTAAGCTTTTCTAAGTGTACTGCTATTTCTTCTTTAATAATGGAGTTGCAATTTCCTCTTGCAGTCAGTAGGCAAACTGGCCTATAGCCTGTTATCTCCCTCCTGTCTTGAACATGCGCACCATATTAGCAGTTgtccaatctgctggaaccttCCAAAAATCTAGTGAATTCTGGAATatttcaaccaatgcctccaccacctctgctgcCATTTCTTTTAATGGACGCAAGCTCGCAAGTATTGACAATCCGGCTTCATTCAGTTCCATTCATTTGACAATGCTTTGCCCCTTGTGACAGAGATTGTTAGAGAAAGATCTTCCATTAACATCTAGCTTATCTATTATCTTTATGATAGTATCCCCAActataaaaactgatgcaaaacattAGTTTAAATTAACTGCGACTTCCTTCTTTCTCATTAGCAAATCCCCTGACATGTCCTGTTACAGTCCCATAGGTCACTTTAGCaaatcactctctctctttctcacatatatataaaacaaaCCTCTAGAAGCTCATGGGTTAATTCTTTTATTTCTTGCGAGttcactttcttaatcaatttttttccttttgattaatTGTTACATCATCCTAAATCCTCTGACCCACTAATAGTT
The Hemiscyllium ocellatum isolate sHemOce1 chromosome 13, sHemOce1.pat.X.cur, whole genome shotgun sequence DNA segment above includes these coding regions:
- the LOC132821705 gene encoding transmembrane protein 212-like translates to MEEEGVGKMKRLHLCIGSFLLSFGIISIFLGVITFFPVFTFKPWFAGWSGRIACPIWNGAVAFIVGVLILLAERDHISQYLREVSFIFAIVNLIASPLQFIIALAAILIGPFCDYSLAGISGTEYLGYAVQFPYQYTLPIVCVDPLFYEYYHLVLQIVNLIISTAMFSLSLVFCIRLTARFKSTGTLTVRIVDITLTLSAKRQND